One genomic segment of Vulcanisaeta thermophila includes these proteins:
- a CDS encoding formate--phosphoribosylaminoimidazolecarboxamide ligase, translating to MESIIKNYDLDRLSIATVASHTALQLLRAARRYGFNTIAIAKPGTAWFYRQFNFINEVLEVEFSDFESVIDYLVRRNSLLIPHGSYVEYVGWRRALSMPIPTLGNRYLIKWEADQKLKMKLLEHAGIPTPRTYEDANAVDGPVIVKLYGAKGGRGYFIARDRDELGKKLGNVKEPFIIQEYVIGVPAYYHYFTSKIHNRVEIMGMDIRYESNVDGRTLDLAEPTFVVVGNLPMVIRESLLPTVQRYGEQFTKAVNELVPPGMIGPFSLESIIKDDMSIVVFEFSGRIVAGTNVYMGIGSPYSTLYFDRPMDMGERIALEVREALDKGRILDIVT from the coding sequence GTGGAATCCATAATCAAGAATTATGACTTGGATAGGCTATCCATAGCAACTGTGGCCAGCCATACGGCGCTCCAGTTACTCAGGGCAGCGCGTAGGTATGGGTTCAATACAATAGCCATTGCTAAGCCAGGCACGGCCTGGTTTTATAGGCAGTTTAACTTCATAAATGAGGTGTTGGAGGTGGAGTTTAGTGATTTTGAGTCTGTGATTGATTACCTGGTTAGGAGGAACTCGTTGTTAATACCGCATGGTAGTTATGTTGAGTACGTGGGGTGGAGGAGGGCCCTGTCAATGCCCATACCAACGCTGGGGAATAGGTACCTAATTAAGTGGGAGGCTGATCAGAAACTGAAAATGAAACTACTAGAGCATGCAGGCATACCAACACCCAGGACATACGAGGATGCCAATGCCGTGGATGGACCCGTGATTGTGAAGCTTTATGGTGCCAAGGGCGGTCGTGGATACTTCATAGCCAGGGATAGGGATGAACTGGGTAAGAAACTGGGTAATGTTAAGGAGCCATTCATAATTCAGGAGTACGTAATAGGCGTCCCAGCCTATTACCATTACTTCACATCCAAGATCCACAACAGGGTTGAGATAATGGGCATGGACATTAGGTATGAAAGCAACGTGGACGGTAGAACCCTAGACCTCGCAGAGCCCACATTCGTGGTGGTGGGTAACCTACCCATGGTCATAAGGGAATCCCTATTACCCACGGTACAGAGGTATGGTGAGCAATTCACCAAGGCGGTTAATGAATTAGTGCCCCCAGGTATGATTGGACCCTTCAGCCTAGAGTCAATTATCAAGGATGACATGTCCATAGTGGTCTTTGAATTCTCGGGGAGGATTGTGGCCGGCACAAATGTTTACATGGGCATTGGAAGCCCCTATTCAACCCTGTACTTCGATAGGCCCATGGATATGGGTGAGAGGATAGCATTGGAGGTCAGGGAGGCCCTGGATAAGGGCCGTATACTGGATATAGTGACTTAG
- a CDS encoding formate--phosphoribosylaminoimidazolecarboxamide ligase family protein, with product MGGVEYSIAVLASHSALDVLDGAKDEGFRTIAVAKRGRDLPYREFPVVDELIVLNDFKDMINDDVVSTLKQRRAVFVPNRSFAVYVGYENIENRFPIPIFGNRYLLRWEERVGPQNYYRLLDEAGIRRPRVFQSPDDVDRPVMVKLPEALRRVERGFFIARDRDDLMRKARELASRGVIRLEDLAQASIEELIIGAHFNANYFYSRVRGRLELHGFDRRIQSNLDGYFRIPARDQLELDVDVRYIEVGHEPATIRESLLERVFEIGHKFVEATRKLVPPGVIGPFTLQFIVTPDLDLVVYDVAPRIGGGTNAYMGVGSQYSKLYFGRPISIGRRIAMEVREAIEQGRLEEVVT from the coding sequence ATGGGTGGAGTTGAATACTCAATAGCGGTGTTAGCCAGTCATTCAGCGTTGGATGTGCTTGATGGTGCGAAGGATGAGGGATTTAGAACCATTGCTGTGGCTAAGAGGGGTAGGGACTTGCCTTATAGGGAGTTTCCCGTGGTTGATGAGTTAATAGTTCTCAATGACTTTAAGGATATGATCAATGATGATGTGGTATCAACACTTAAGCAGAGGAGAGCTGTCTTCGTCCCCAATAGGTCCTTCGCCGTTTACGTGGGTTACGAGAACATAGAGAATAGGTTCCCCATACCCATCTTCGGGAATAGGTACTTACTGCGTTGGGAGGAGAGGGTTGGGCCGCAGAATTACTATAGGCTGCTTGATGAGGCTGGGATTAGGAGGCCCAGGGTTTTCCAAAGCCCTGATGATGTGGATAGGCCGGTCATGGTTAAGCTGCCCGAGGCCCTGAGGCGTGTGGAGCGTGGTTTCTTCATAGCCAGGGATAGGGATGACCTAATGAGGAAGGCTAGGGAGTTGGCTAGTAGGGGTGTTATTAGGCTTGAGGATTTGGCCCAGGCATCCATTGAGGAGTTGATCATAGGTGCGCACTTCAATGCGAATTACTTCTACTCCAGGGTGAGGGGTAGGCTTGAGCTCCATGGTTTTGATAGGAGAATTCAAAGTAACTTAGATGGTTACTTCAGAATACCAGCCAGGGATCAGCTTGAGTTGGACGTTGACGTTAGGTACATAGAGGTGGGTCATGAACCAGCAACAATTAGGGAGAGCCTACTCGAGAGGGTCTTTGAGATTGGTCATAAATTCGTTGAGGCAACCAGGAAGCTAGTACCTCCCGGGGTCATAGGCCCCTTCACATTACAATTCATTGTGACCCCGGACCTCGACCTCGTGGTTTACGACGTGGCGCCCAGGATTGGGGGTGGCACCAACGCCTACATGGGTGTGGGCTCTCAGTATAGTAAGCTCTATTTTGGTAGGCCCATCTCGATTGGTCGAAGGATTGCCATGGAGGTTAGGGAGGCCATTGAGCAGGGGAGGCTTGAGGAGGTGGTCACATGA
- a CDS encoding pantoate kinase — translation MRVVVNVPLHITSMWLPRYAQDPRTTGSLGAGIVISPGVEVTVSDEDAKLRVTGLRHVDEVLRRFGVNVNVEYRAPAPLGFGYGMSGALTLGVALGVATLLRKPLLEAAQVAHEIEVNLGTGLGDVIAEFYGGGIELRVRPGAPGIGVIDKIPYPNDLVVLTHEFAREDTNVMLLRLRDKLEVLGKEFMGEIMREPTYENFVRLSMEFSRRLGFLTEDIEGRVRPCIKYVDGYYVKKGVLVLLTRVDEAPQASDCLTRHGLPTRYFKISDAGAQVRIIR, via the coding sequence ATGAGGGTGGTGGTTAATGTACCACTACACATAACGAGTATGTGGTTACCGAGGTACGCACAGGACCCAAGGACCACGGGATCCCTGGGCGCGGGGATTGTCATAAGCCCTGGGGTTGAGGTTACGGTGAGTGATGAAGACGCCAAATTGAGGGTGACGGGCCTAAGGCACGTGGATGAGGTACTAAGGAGGTTCGGCGTTAACGTTAACGTTGAGTACAGGGCACCCGCGCCCCTGGGCTTTGGCTATGGGATGAGTGGAGCATTGACCCTGGGCGTGGCTCTGGGCGTGGCCACGTTACTTCGTAAACCCCTACTCGAGGCCGCCCAGGTGGCCCATGAGATAGAGGTTAACCTGGGCACTGGGCTTGGTGATGTCATTGCCGAGTTCTACGGTGGTGGGATTGAGTTAAGGGTTAGGCCTGGGGCCCCTGGTATTGGTGTTATTGACAAAATACCGTACCCAAACGACCTGGTTGTACTAACCCATGAATTCGCTAGGGAGGATACCAACGTGATGCTCCTTAGGCTCAGGGATAAGCTGGAGGTCCTTGGTAAGGAGTTTATGGGTGAAATCATGAGGGAACCCACTTATGAGAACTTCGTTAGGTTGAGTATGGAGTTCTCGAGGCGGCTGGGCTTTTTAACGGAGGACATTGAGGGTAGGGTTAGGCCATGCATTAAATACGTGGATGGGTACTACGTAAAGAAGGGCGTCCTAGTGCTACTAACACGCGTGGACGAGGCCCCACAAGCCTCGGACTGCCTCACTAGGCATGGACTACCCACGAGGTACTTTAAGATTAGTGATGCGGGTGCCCAGGTTAGGATCATACGCTGA
- a CDS encoding PD-(D/E)XK nuclease family protein translates to MQFDKEAILKALKEDESFRYAVLGLLGIDKILQSIDENTKAIRALQEQVKSLDTRFIALQEQVRSLQEQVKSLQEQFIALQEQVKALQAQFVTLQEQVKSLQEQVRTLQAQFVSLEAQVNEHTKAIRELAIRINALGTRWGVVTEEAFRDSIKYLVEDLLKTYKVSKWVYYDAEGIVYGYPSLVDVDVLIRDTEHILVEFKSYVDRADVTELYRIGQLYEKANGIKPRLLMVASAIRRRAKELADQLGIACRGSVLDY, encoded by the coding sequence GTGCAGTTTGATAAGGAGGCCATCCTCAAGGCTTTAAAGGAGGATGAGAGCTTTAGGTACGCCGTCCTAGGACTATTGGGTATTGATAAGATCCTTCAGAGTATTGATGAAAATACCAAGGCCATTAGGGCGCTTCAGGAGCAGGTAAAGTCGCTGGATACACGGTTCATAGCTTTGCAGGAGCAGGTTAGGTCGTTACAAGAACAAGTTAAGTCCTTGCAGGAGCAATTCATAGCCCTGCAGGAGCAGGTAAAGGCTTTGCAAGCCCAATTCGTAACGTTACAAGAACAAGTCAAGTCATTACAGGAGCAGGTGAGGACTTTACAGGCTCAGTTTGTTTCGTTGGAGGCCCAGGTGAATGAGCATACAAAGGCCATTAGGGAATTGGCCATTAGGATAAATGCCCTGGGTACCAGATGGGGCGTGGTTACTGAGGAGGCCTTTAGGGACTCCATAAAGTACCTAGTCGAGGATTTATTGAAGACATACAAGGTCAGTAAGTGGGTTTACTATGATGCTGAAGGTATTGTTTATGGTTACCCCAGCTTGGTGGATGTTGACGTGCTCATAAGGGATACGGAGCACATACTGGTGGAGTTCAAGTCATATGTGGATAGGGCGGATGTTACTGAGTTGTATAGGATTGGGCAGCTCTACGAGAAGGCTAATGGCATCAAGCCCAGGCTGCTAATGGTGGCCTCCGCAATTAGGAGGAGGGCTAAGGAGCTGGCTGACCAGCTTGGGATTGCATGCAGGGGTTCGGTACTTGATTACTAA
- a CDS encoding PaREP1 family protein, with amino-acid sequence MSSFAPPRRDLKGYVSIRLREAESEGQLALKFLDQGLYRNAAGKAFQGWKALLTAIVALNRDLMMTRFPGVVRDKLNKPRARADVIIAMMPTSRLREVDSALIDKYGWELLYLTELALSLQEFQYNGLDREGLVSRYADLHDVDRDIRHLVSKTLDWVKRLSTNPSEAC; translated from the coding sequence GTGTCGAGTTTTGCCCCTCCCCGGCGTGATTTGAAGGGTTATGTGAGCATTAGGCTTAGGGAGGCCGAGAGTGAGGGGCAATTAGCCCTTAAGTTCCTGGACCAGGGACTATACAGGAATGCCGCTGGCAAGGCCTTTCAGGGTTGGAAGGCTCTATTGACTGCCATTGTTGCGTTGAATAGGGACTTGATGATGACTAGGTTCCCCGGTGTTGTGAGGGATAAGTTGAATAAGCCCAGGGCCAGGGCTGACGTCATAATTGCCATGATGCCCACGAGCAGGCTTAGGGAGGTGGACAGCGCGTTGATCGATAAGTACGGGTGGGAATTACTGTACCTAACGGAATTGGCTCTGAGCCTACAAGAGTTTCAATACAATGGCTTGGATAGGGAGGGCTTGGTGAGTAGGTACGCGGATTTACACGATGTGGATAGGGACATTAGGCACCTGGTGAGCAAGACCCTGGATTGGGTGAAGAGGTTGAGCACAAACCCCAGTGAGGCTTGTTAG
- a CDS encoding adenosylcobinamide amidohydrolase, with amino-acid sequence MNELLLQLRVLPSEYVCLGTGVDMDNVAYAEESYRDLWVAAFTTAGVKGNAMRAGYDAATKYEVDGEFLDVGTINIILITNASLTDAAMARALITITEAKVAALQDLDVRSSYNQSYQATGTGTDNVVIVSGNGIKVTYTGGHAKAGELIARAVLESVKEAVKKGGNYA; translated from the coding sequence ATCAATGAATTACTACTTCAGCTAAGGGTTTTACCCAGTGAGTACGTGTGCTTGGGTACTGGTGTTGATATGGATAACGTAGCCTATGCTGAGGAGTCCTATAGGGATCTTTGGGTTGCCGCGTTCACCACCGCGGGTGTTAAGGGCAATGCCATGAGGGCTGGTTATGACGCTGCCACTAAGTACGAGGTTGATGGGGAGTTCCTTGATGTGGGGACTATAAATATTATATTAATAACCAACGCATCCCTAACGGATGCTGCCATGGCTAGGGCATTGATTACAATTACCGAGGCAAAGGTTGCCGCGCTCCAGGACCTAGATGTGAGGAGTAGTTACAACCAGAGTTACCAAGCCACGGGGACGGGCACGGATAACGTGGTCATTGTGAGCGGCAATGGTATTAAGGTGACTTACACGGGTGGTCATGCGAAGGCTGGCGAGTTAATTGCTAGGGCCGTGCTTGAATCCGTTAAGGAGGCTGTTAAGAAGGGTGGGAATTACGCATAG
- the cobT gene encoding nicotinate mononucleotide-dependent phosphoribosyltransferase CobT, translating into MGYFEDFEKALSKGFVFVLVIGTTDTSLIPGITIAGANPELTHYTPAADAEYLVLGKCRVIPTVPMTPDGKPTPALITRAALRLAGAGSIVVNAGAKVKPSIPYVELGGEPGGDIRRGRALNYRVIERIVNNGLVLGESLGRISPSLVIGESIPGGTTTAMAFLVAMGYDAWGKMSSASPVNPRELKIAVVKETLRNAGINEPVTDPLAASSKVGDPVVPAMASIAIGAVRAGAKVLLAGGTQMGAVLAFIKSFSGDALGSIAIGTTRWLVNDKTADLLGLVKEVAQVPVVSADLDFSDMPYDGLRAYVEGRKERGT; encoded by the coding sequence ATGGGTTACTTCGAGGATTTCGAGAAGGCCCTTAGTAAGGGCTTTGTGTTCGTTTTGGTAATTGGAACCACAGATACCAGCTTAATACCCGGAATTACCATTGCGGGTGCCAATCCAGAGTTAACACATTACACGCCGGCAGCCGATGCCGAGTACCTAGTGCTTGGTAAATGCCGCGTCATACCCACAGTACCCATGACCCCCGATGGAAAACCAACACCAGCATTAATAACGAGGGCGGCCCTTAGGCTAGCCGGGGCAGGCTCTATCGTAGTAAACGCGGGTGCTAAGGTTAAGCCGAGTATACCGTATGTGGAGCTCGGTGGTGAGCCTGGCGGCGATATTAGGAGGGGCAGGGCCCTTAATTACAGGGTCATTGAGAGGATAGTGAATAATGGATTGGTCCTTGGTGAGAGCCTGGGTAGGATTAGCCCGTCACTTGTGATTGGTGAGTCAATACCCGGCGGTACCACTACGGCAATGGCGTTCTTAGTGGCCATGGGCTACGACGCCTGGGGCAAGATGTCAAGCGCATCGCCCGTTAATCCAAGGGAGTTAAAGATCGCAGTAGTTAAGGAGACCCTCAGGAATGCCGGGATAAACGAGCCGGTCACAGACCCACTGGCCGCCTCCTCGAAGGTTGGTGATCCCGTTGTTCCTGCCATGGCGTCAATAGCCATTGGCGCCGTTAGGGCTGGTGCCAAGGTATTGTTGGCAGGGGGTACCCAAATGGGTGCCGTACTGGCATTTATCAAGTCATTCAGTGGGGATGCCCTGGGGAGCATAGCCATCGGCACCACTAGGTGGTTAGTGAATGATAAAACCGCGGACTTACTGGGCCTTGTTAAGGAGGTGGCTCAGGTGCCCGTGGTATCGGCAGACCTAGACTTCAGCGATATGCCCTACGATGGGTTGAGGGCTTACGTTGAGGGACGTAAAGAACGAGGTACTTAG
- a CDS encoding aspartyl protease family protein: MGHVWVKARIGDLEMRRVIEVDALVDTGATLTVIPQSLARELGLNVTGKSTVMSTGGLLELERTRVWVELEGRGEVVPALISGTVDKVLIGVTTLEVLGLQVDPVTGRLREWTILLY, from the coding sequence ATGGGTCATGTATGGGTTAAGGCTAGGATTGGGGACCTTGAAATGAGGAGGGTTATTGAGGTGGACGCGCTCGTGGATACCGGCGCGACGTTGACCGTGATACCGCAGTCCCTGGCCAGGGAATTAGGGCTTAACGTTACGGGCAAGTCCACCGTAATGAGCACGGGCGGTTTATTGGAGCTTGAGCGTACGAGGGTTTGGGTGGAGCTTGAGGGTAGGGGTGAGGTGGTTCCCGCATTGATCTCAGGCACCGTGGACAAGGTCCTAATTGGGGTGACAACCCTGGAGGTCCTGGGGCTCCAAGTGGATCCAGTCACGGGTAGGTTAAGGGAATGGACAATACTACTGTATTAA
- the panB gene encoding 3-methyl-2-oxobutanoate hydroxymethyltransferase, producing the protein MERRKVTVRYFLESKGKRRIAMITAYDYPTAKLVDEAGVDGILVGDSLGMVVLGYESTIPVTLTEMLVHVAAVARARPKALIVADMPFMTYETSPKDALKNASKLIRAGAEAVKPEGGQEIVKIIERLIKAGIPVMGHIGLNPQRVLTLGGFRMMGRSEEQRRKILEDAKALEEAGAFAIVIEFVPAGLAREVTESVKIPTICIGAGPYCDGQILVLHDVIGLSEKPPSFAKKYADVASMIRSAVSNYVSEVKEGKFPSPEYYKE; encoded by the coding sequence ATGGAGAGGAGGAAGGTGACGGTTAGGTACTTCCTGGAGAGTAAGGGTAAGAGGAGGATTGCCATGATAACGGCCTATGACTACCCAACGGCCAAGCTCGTTGATGAAGCCGGGGTTGATGGTATACTGGTTGGTGACTCCCTGGGCATGGTGGTCCTGGGCTATGAAAGCACCATACCCGTAACCCTCACCGAAATGCTGGTACACGTGGCCGCCGTGGCCAGGGCAAGGCCCAAGGCATTGATAGTGGCTGATATGCCCTTTATGACTTATGAAACAAGCCCTAAGGATGCCCTGAAAAACGCCTCTAAGCTAATTAGGGCCGGTGCAGAGGCTGTTAAGCCCGAGGGTGGGCAGGAAATAGTGAAGATAATTGAAAGGCTCATCAAGGCCGGTATACCGGTCATGGGGCACATTGGGCTAAACCCACAGAGGGTGCTCACGCTGGGTGGTTTTAGGATGATGGGTAGGAGTGAGGAGCAGAGGAGGAAGATCCTGGAGGACGCCAAAGCCCTTGAGGAGGCCGGCGCCTTTGCCATAGTCATTGAGTTTGTGCCCGCGGGCTTGGCGAGGGAGGTTACCGAGTCCGTGAAAATACCAACAATATGCATTGGGGCCGGCCCGTACTGTGATGGGCAAATACTGGTACTTCACGACGTAATAGGGCTCAGTGAGAAGCCGCCCAGTTTTGCCAAGAAGTACGCTGACGTTGCCTCTATGATAAGGAGTGCGGTGAGTAATTACGTTAGTGAGGTTAAGGAGGGTAAATTCCCAAGTCCTGAGTATTACAAGGAGTAG